A stretch of Synechococcus sp. WH 8020 DNA encodes these proteins:
- the argS gene encoding arginine--tRNA ligase encodes MLRIAQALDTQLREAMQRAFPDVDALLDPQLAPASKPEFGDFQANGALPLAKPLKQAPRHIAGAIVEALQADPAFAALCLEPQIAGPGFINLTIRPERLAAEVSARLGDPRLGVPEVQSDAAVVVDFSSPNIAKEMHVGHLRSTIIGDSLARVLEFRGHRVLRLNHVGDWGTQFGMLITHLKQVAPETLKTADAVDLGDLVAFYREAKKRFDEDEAFQATSREEVVKLQGGDPVSLKAWGLLCDQSRREFQKIYDRLDIRLSERGESFYNPFLASVLSGLKEAGLLVTDDGAECVFLEGVNGKDGKPLPVIVRKSDGGFNYATTDLAAIRYRFALAPEGDGARRVIYVTDAGQANHFAGVFQVAKRAKWIPEHGRLEHVPFGLVQGEDGKKLKTRSGDTVRLRDLLDEAVERAEADLRRRLEEEGRSEDDQFIEHVAGTVGLAAVKYADLSQNRITNYQFSFDRMLALQGNTAPYLLYAVVRIAGIARKGGDLEAEAGMLQFSEPQEWSLVRELLKFDAVIAEVEEELLPNRLCSYLFELSQVFNRFYDQVPVLKAEGQSLRSRLALCRLTADTLKAGLGLLGIATLERM; translated from the coding sequence ATGCTGCGCATCGCCCAGGCTTTAGACACCCAGTTGCGTGAGGCGATGCAGCGGGCCTTCCCGGACGTGGATGCTCTGCTGGATCCCCAGCTGGCGCCTGCAAGCAAGCCGGAATTTGGTGATTTCCAGGCCAATGGCGCCTTGCCCTTGGCCAAGCCTCTCAAGCAGGCTCCACGCCACATTGCCGGGGCGATTGTGGAGGCGCTTCAGGCGGATCCAGCTTTTGCAGCCCTGTGTCTGGAACCGCAGATTGCCGGTCCAGGTTTCATTAATCTCACCATCCGGCCAGAGCGCTTAGCGGCTGAAGTGTCAGCACGGCTGGGTGATCCGCGCCTGGGCGTACCAGAGGTGCAGAGCGATGCAGCGGTGGTTGTGGATTTTTCCAGCCCCAACATCGCCAAGGAGATGCACGTCGGCCATCTGCGCTCCACGATCATTGGTGATTCTTTGGCTCGAGTGCTCGAGTTCCGTGGTCATCGGGTGCTGCGCCTCAATCATGTGGGTGATTGGGGCACCCAGTTCGGGATGCTGATCACCCATCTCAAACAGGTGGCCCCCGAGACCCTCAAGACTGCCGATGCGGTTGATCTTGGCGATTTGGTGGCCTTTTATCGCGAGGCCAAGAAGCGTTTCGACGAAGACGAAGCCTTTCAGGCCACGTCTCGCGAGGAGGTGGTGAAGCTTCAAGGCGGGGATCCGGTGTCTCTCAAGGCGTGGGGATTGCTCTGTGATCAGTCGCGGCGTGAGTTCCAGAAGATTTACGACCGACTCGATATTCGTCTGAGCGAACGAGGCGAATCGTTTTACAACCCGTTTCTGGCGTCAGTCCTCAGTGGCTTGAAGGAGGCTGGTTTGCTCGTCACTGATGACGGTGCGGAGTGTGTCTTCCTTGAGGGTGTGAACGGGAAGGATGGCAAGCCCTTGCCTGTGATCGTTCGCAAAAGTGATGGTGGTTTTAATTACGCAACGACCGACCTGGCAGCGATCCGCTATCGCTTTGCGCTGGCCCCAGAGGGCGATGGCGCGCGCCGCGTGATTTACGTCACCGATGCGGGTCAGGCGAACCACTTTGCGGGTGTGTTTCAAGTGGCGAAACGGGCGAAGTGGATTCCAGAGCACGGCCGGCTGGAGCATGTTCCCTTTGGGCTGGTCCAGGGCGAGGACGGTAAGAAGCTCAAAACCCGTTCGGGTGACACGGTTCGGTTGCGGGATCTGCTCGACGAAGCGGTGGAACGGGCCGAAGCCGATTTACGCCGGCGATTGGAGGAGGAGGGGCGTAGCGAGGACGACCAGTTCATTGAGCATGTGGCTGGCACGGTGGGGCTCGCGGCGGTGAAGTACGCCGACCTCAGTCAGAACCGGATCACGAATTACCAGTTCAGCTTCGATCGGATGCTGGCCTTGCAAGGCAACACAGCCCCCTATCTGCTTTATGCGGTGGTGCGCATTGCTGGAATTGCGCGCAAGGGTGGAGATCTTGAGGCGGAGGCGGGAATGCTGCAGTTCAGCGAGCCACAGGAGTGGTCCCTGGTAAGGGAGCTGCTCAAATTCGATGCGGTGATCGCCGAGGTGGAGGAGGAGTTGCTGCCCAATCGCCTCTGCAGTTATTTATTCGAGTTATCGCAAGTGTTCAATCGCTTTTATGACCAGGTCCCAGTGCTCAAGGCTGAGGGTCAGTCCCTGCGATCCCGTTTGGCGTTGTGCCGTCTCACCGCCGATACCCTGAAGGCAGGGTTGGGATTATTGGGCATTGCCACGTTGGAGCGAATGTAG
- a CDS encoding nuclear transport factor 2 family protein, with protein MAINADTVRRIFSPLESGDGEKFFECVAEDVDWTVEGTHPLAGHYQSKQEFYSHTFARLNNILQEGTQLHVQNVLTDGDWAVVELRSHAFAKSGMRFDNRYCWVVRFNDTMIVEVRAYLDSALVQQLIDENETSA; from the coding sequence ATGGCCATCAATGCAGACACGGTTCGCCGCATCTTCTCGCCTCTCGAATCAGGTGATGGAGAAAAGTTCTTCGAATGTGTTGCCGAGGATGTTGATTGGACGGTGGAGGGCACCCACCCGCTCGCCGGACACTATCAATCAAAGCAAGAGTTTTACAGCCATACCTTTGCGCGACTGAACAATATTCTCCAAGAAGGGACTCAACTTCATGTCCAGAATGTGCTCACCGATGGTGATTGGGCGGTCGTTGAGTTGCGTTCCCATGCCTTCGCCAAGAGTGGAATGCGCTTCGACAACCGATATTGCTGGGTTGTTCGCTTCAACGACACAATGATTGTGGAAGTTAGAGCCTATCTTGATTCCGCGCTGGTCCAACAACTGATCGACGAGAACGAGACCTCTGCCTGA